A part of Candida albicans SC5314 chromosome 2, complete sequence genomic DNA contains:
- the VPS28 gene encoding ESCRT-I subunit protein (ESCRT I protein sorting complex subunit; involved in Rim8 processing and proteolytic activation of Rim101, which regulates pH response; role in echinocandin, azole sensitivity) — MTSSPPEYAPTSTSSFTVSTSDVYNQEVTKSSLIKTPLHKSVYDSLAEIYSILPTLEMVENSYLKDYITDKERYTSTTYRLIHQYQMLIKVFTDDQTKFQLLQKEFLPGLLSDMSNFLDLLLSKFNDSYPHAVSRIKNGLPATIEQINGNQPTSASARLVAEITGNFITCMDAVKLNYKSKEQLHPLLSDLVVNLNELNEELQFTGKSKLVNWLIKINNLQTELTQEEADSFLNDLDIAYKGFYTTLE; from the coding sequence ATGACGTCTTCGCCCCCAGAATATGCTCCAACATCCACGTCCTCATTCACTGTATCAACATCTGACGTTTACAACCAAGAAGTTACCAAATCACTGTTAATCAAAACTCCATTACATAAATCCGTATATGATTCACTAGCAGAAATATATTCCATACTACCAACTCTAGAAATGGTTGAGAATTCATATTTGAAAGATTATATCACCGATAAAGAGAGATATACCTCTACCACTTATAGATTAAtccatcaatatcaaatgtTAATAAAAGTTTTCACTGATGATCAAaccaaatttcaattattacaaaagGAGTTTTTACCAGGGTTATTGTCGGATATGTCTAAttttttagatttattattaagtAAATTTAATGATAGTTACCCTCATGCTGTCAGTCGGATAAAGAACGGATTGCCAGCAACGATTGAACAAATTAACGGCAATCAACCAACAAGTGCCAGTGCTAGATTAGTGGCAGAGATTACAGGGAATTTCATTACATGTATGGATGCGGTCAAGCtaaattataaatcaaaagaacAATTACATCCGTTATTGAGTGATCTAGTGGTCAATCTTAATGAGCTTAATGAGGAGTTGCAATTTACAGGTAAATCGAAATTGGTCAATTGGTTGattaaaataaacaatCTTCAAACTGAACTTACACAAGAGGAAGCtgattcatttttaaatgatttggACATAGCATATAAAGGATTCTATACAACTCTAGAATAA
- a CDS encoding uncharacterized protein (Component of a complex containing the Tor2p kinase; possible a role in regulation of cell growth; Spider biofilm induced): MLEPSQRIRNAIIEGNLPIVKRILSRFSELWLNIDPKNQGWSNLHYASYYGHYLICIHLISYINKTLGSLEQHYTKLDLVAFDDTTVLHLCMEKKHAQTLHYLLQEFPGKIWLNSLGGSSRQTPLHYSCIHDFKEGTKLLLEFGAQWSIQDAHGDTCLHLCFQFGSVGCLYELLKYIIIHSKTKEDASEKIEELENVKNKQNWVAKDYSSSFDLITQYEEMKRDLLSQDYTGAVSEIKFSAESTTSPNPEVASIDTLGNKVLASPIVSMTSQQSVANNDKNFEGRQHSQSLPSAFKAQPQPQPLVRQRSNTTYVYKPPAALTIATEGLTGRSPSSNSSPLSPMTPQPTTSNRAPSLKSVTISPSVRTNGTTNYNAGTDDEPISPQSAISTTSSFNASPNYKLGSRKKSFSFSKSVPLPSINSENVLWPSVNEEGVTESPPQQISPIKRSAADYKLRKNSSASSIAAKLAFNSSHSSPNHNEILRKRAASKSNSVHSNSLNSASSVSSSISSGSVSTIDTEIVRKARSSGTLPSSPSHKNNSHNNGIKIPITLNNNSVTSLNSNGSDNLKKYSVHSISFSRVR, translated from the coding sequence ATGTTAGAACCTCTGCAAAGAATCCGGAACGCTATAATAGAGGGGAATCTACCCATTGTCAAACGAATATTATCCCGGTTTTCCGAACTATGGTTAAACATAGATCCGAAGAACCAAGGGTGGAGCAATCTTCACTATGCATCTTATTATGGTCATTACTTGATATGTATCCATTTAATAtcatatataaataaaacatTAGGCAGCTTGGAACAACACTATACCAAATTGGACTTGGTGGCCTTTGACGATACCACGGTGTTGCATCTTTGTATGGAGAAGAAACACGCTCAAACATTGCATTATTTATTACAAGAATTCCCAGGAAAAATCTGGTTGAATTCACTTGGTGGAAGTTCAAGACAAACACCATTGCATTACAGTTGCATTCACGATTTTAAAGAAGGGACAAAGTTACTATTGGAGTTTGGGGCTCAATGGAGTATTCAGGATGCCCATGGCGATACATGTCTACATCTTTGCTTTCAGTTTGGAAGTGTCGGATGCTTGTATGAATTGCTCAAATATATTATCATTCATTCGAAAACAAAGGAAGATGCATCTGAGAAAATTGAGGAGTTGGAGAATGttaaaaacaaacagaATTGGGTGGCTAAAGATTATTCATCAAGTTTCGATTTAATTACCCAATATGAGGAAATGAAAAGAGATCTACTATCTCAGGACTACACTGGTGCAGTTTCTGAAATAAAGTTCTCAGCCGAGTCAACAACACTGCCAAATCCTGAAGTGGCATCAATTGACACTTTAGGTAACAAAGTATTAGCAAGTCCAATTGTACTGATGACACTGCAACAGTCAGTGGCTAATAATGACAAGAATTTTGAAGGACGTCAACATTCACAATCATTACCATCTGCGTTCAAGGCGCAGCCACAGCCACAGCCACTAGTCAGACAAAGGTCAAACACAACATATGTTTATAAACCACCTGCCGCTTTAACCATTGCAACTGAAGGCTTAACAGGTAGGTCACCCTCTTCCAATTCATCTCCATTATCACCAATGACACCTCAACCAACAACGTCAAACAGAGCACCGTCATTAAAATCAGTCACAATATCGCCTTCAGTTCGTACTAACGGAACTACAAACTATAATGCTGGCACGGATGATGAACCAATTTCCCCACAGTCAGCAATATCTACTACTTCGTCATTTAATGCGTCACCAAACTATAAATTAGGgtcaagaaaaaagagtttttcgttttcaaaatcagtTCCATTACCATCAATAAACTCTGAAAATGTTCTATGGCCCTCAGTAAATGAAGAGGGAGTGACAGAGTCTCCACCTCAACAAATATCACCTATAAAACGATCAGCAGCAGATTACAAACTAAGAAAGAACTCGTCGGCCTCATCTATTGCTGCAAAACTTGCTTTCAATTCTAGCCATTCATCACCAAAtcataatgaaattttaagAAAACGAGCTGCATCCAAATCCAATAGTGTGCACAGTAACAGCTTGAACAGTGCCTCGTCAGTTAGCAGCTCGATCAGCTCTGGTAGCGTATCTACTATTGATACCGAAATAGTGAGAAAAGCAAGATCGTCTGGTACCCTTCCATCTAGTCCTAGTCACAAGAACAATAGTCATAACAATGGGATCAAAATCCCAATTACTTTAAACAATAACAGTGTGACTTCTTTGAATAGCAATGGTTCagataatttgaaaaagtatAGTGTTCATAGTATCAGTTTCAGTAGAGTaagatga
- a CDS encoding proteasome regulatory particle lid subunit (Ortholog(s) have role in proteasome-mediated ubiquitin-dependent protein catabolic process and CENP-A containing chromatin, nucleus, proteasome regulatory particle, lid subcomplex, proteasome storage granule localization): MSLQKLTAEIYSLFGKGDYQGCQQLLAPIKLELVKHDLLVPLPSNTTDKNQINDLRIAQRILEIGALSSLLTNNYSGFENYFAQLRPFYSNPKLHNLQKVHINTDITKIISLYLLYLLSQGLISKFHVELEVIYNSSQYDAQQDKYLQFPINLESNLMEGNYIKIWKLLKEEKNLPCQEYTHFVDTLINALRFEIAKSLEKTYDSIPISNCKNLLYLPQELSDANFEKTLKETYQVDNWKFEDGVIYFTKNENETNVDNQSVIKNLLGYAEQIESIV; encoded by the coding sequence ATGTCTTTACAAAAACTCACTGCAGAAATATACTCACTATTTGGAAAAGGAGATTATCAAGGTTGCCAACAATTACTTGCTCCGATTAAACTAGAATTAGTCAAACATGATTTGTTGGTTCCTTTACCATCCAACACCACCGATAAAAAccaaattaatgatttgagAATTGCCCAAAgaattttggaaattggAGCATTATCGTCATTATTAACCAACAACTATTCCGGTTTTGAGAATTATTTTGCTCAGTTGAGACCATTTTACTCTAACCCCAAATTAcataatttacaaaaagtCCATATCAATACCGATATAACAAAAATCATTTCATTATACTTGTTATACTTGTTGAGTCAGggtttgatttcaaaattccATGTTGAACTAGAAGTGATTTATAATTCATCACAATATGATGCCCAACAAGACAAGTATTTACAATTTCCAATAAATTTAGAAAGCAATTTAATGGAAGGTAATTACATAAAAATCTGGAAGTTAttaaaagaagagaaaaactTACCATGTCAAGAATACACCCATTTTGTTGATACTTTGATAAATGCTTTACGTTTTGAAATTGCCAAATCTTTGGAGAAAACTTACGATTCGATTCCAATTTCTAATTGcaagaatttattatatttaccACAAGAATTGTCCGATGCTAACTTTGAGAAAACTTTAAAGGAAACTTATCAAGTTGATAATTGGAAATTCGAGGATGGAGTTATATATTTCACTaagaatgaaaatgaaaccAATGTTGATAACCAATCGGTtataaagaatttattaGGGTACGCTGAACAAATCGAATCCATCGTATAA